A part of Pseudomonas leptonychotis genomic DNA contains:
- a CDS encoding TRAP transporter substrate-binding protein, which translates to MSTRRSFLKTAAVATGAAGATALGSAHIYAAEPKKIVWRLQTYAGAALGEHVIKPSIDAFNKAANGEMEIQLYYADQLVPTGELFRAMQKGTIDAVQSDDDSIAAPVDISVFGGYFPFATRYSLDVPVLFEKYGLNEIWAEAYGEVKGVTWLGAGAWDPCHFATVEPITKLEHLKGKRIFTFPTAGKFLSRFGVIPVTLPWEDVEVAMQTGELDGIAWSGITEDYTVGWANVTKYFLTNNISGAWCGSYFANSDRWAEVPEHLKTLFKLCMDSSNYYRQHWYWGGEAQLRVEGGKLQLTSIPAEEWATVEAEALKFWDEIAKTSPRCARVVEIFKKYNALMAKAGAPYR; encoded by the coding sequence ATGAGTACGAGACGCAGTTTTCTAAAAACCGCCGCGGTGGCCACCGGGGCAGCCGGGGCAACGGCATTGGGTTCGGCGCATATCTACGCCGCCGAGCCGAAGAAAATCGTGTGGCGCTTGCAGACCTACGCCGGCGCGGCCTTGGGCGAGCATGTAATCAAACCGTCCATCGATGCCTTCAATAAGGCCGCCAATGGCGAGATGGAAATTCAGCTGTATTACGCCGACCAGCTGGTGCCTACCGGTGAGCTGTTCCGCGCCATGCAGAAGGGCACCATCGACGCGGTGCAGAGTGATGACGACTCCATTGCCGCGCCGGTGGATATCTCGGTGTTCGGCGGCTATTTCCCGTTTGCCACCCGTTACAGCCTTGATGTGCCCGTACTGTTCGAAAAATATGGCCTCAACGAGATCTGGGCCGAGGCCTACGGTGAGGTTAAAGGCGTGACTTGGCTCGGCGCCGGCGCCTGGGACCCGTGCCACTTCGCCACGGTGGAGCCGATTACCAAGCTTGAGCACCTCAAGGGCAAGCGCATCTTCACCTTCCCTACGGCCGGCAAGTTTCTCTCCCGTTTCGGTGTCATTCCGGTGACTCTGCCTTGGGAAGATGTCGAGGTGGCGATGCAAACCGGCGAGCTGGATGGCATCGCCTGGTCCGGCATCACCGAGGACTACACCGTTGGCTGGGCCAACGTGACCAAGTACTTCCTCACCAACAACATCTCCGGTGCCTGGTGCGGCTCCTACTTCGCCAACTCAGATCGCTGGGCCGAGGTGCCGGAGCACCTGAAAACCCTGTTCAAACTGTGCATGGACAGCTCCAACTATTACCGTCAGCACTGGTACTGGGGTGGCGAGGCGCAGCTGCGAGTTGAAGGCGGCAAGCTGCAACTGACCTCCATCCCGGCCGAAGAATGGGCCACGGTGGAAGCCGAGGCGCTGAAGTTCTGGGATGAGATTGCCAAAACCAGCCCACGCTGCGCCCGCGTGGTGGAGATCTTCAAGAAGTACAACGCACTCATGGCCAAAGCGGGCGCGCCTTATCGTTGA
- a CDS encoding iron-containing alcohol dehydrogenase, which produces MDLNHYRMNWNYPTSVRVGVGRISELPAACRQLGMQAPLLVTDPGLAALPMIDRALLQCRDDGLKTGLFHGIKGNPTGDNVMAGVAAFKAGKHDGVIAFGGGSALDAGKAIALMAGQNRPLWDFEDIGDNCERVNVAGMAPVVAVPTTAGTGSEVGRASVITDDAAHIKRIIFHARMLPALVILDPELTVGLPAKITAATGMDALSHNLEAFCSPLFHPMAEGIALEGMRLVQEYLPRAVAKGTDVEARLQMLVASSMGATAFQRGLGAMHALAHPLGALYDAHHGLLNAVLMPYVLVANRERIEPQMEKMARYLNLPKSGFTGVLEWVMTLREQVGIPHSLGEIGIDDTRIEQVGQMAEVDPSAGTNPIAFTAAQYSQLFEKALRGTL; this is translated from the coding sequence ATGGACCTGAATCATTACCGCATGAATTGGAATTACCCGACCTCGGTGCGCGTTGGTGTCGGCCGCATCAGCGAACTACCAGCGGCCTGTCGCCAGCTGGGCATGCAGGCCCCGCTGCTGGTCACCGATCCCGGTCTGGCTGCGCTGCCGATGATTGATCGGGCGCTGTTGCAGTGCCGTGATGATGGCCTCAAGACCGGCCTGTTCCATGGCATCAAGGGCAACCCCACCGGCGATAACGTGATGGCCGGGGTGGCTGCGTTCAAAGCCGGCAAGCATGACGGCGTGATCGCTTTTGGCGGTGGTTCGGCGCTGGATGCGGGCAAGGCCATCGCCCTGATGGCTGGGCAGAATCGTCCGTTGTGGGATTTCGAAGACATTGGCGACAACTGCGAGCGCGTCAATGTAGCCGGTATGGCTCCAGTGGTGGCGGTGCCGACCACCGCCGGTACTGGCTCGGAAGTCGGTCGGGCCTCGGTGATTACCGATGATGCCGCGCATATCAAGCGCATCATCTTTCATGCGCGCATGTTGCCGGCGCTGGTGATTCTCGACCCGGAGTTGACGGTTGGCTTGCCGGCCAAGATTACCGCGGCTACGGGTATGGACGCGCTGTCGCATAACCTTGAAGCCTTTTGCTCTCCGCTGTTCCACCCCATGGCCGAAGGCATTGCTTTGGAGGGTATGCGCCTGGTGCAGGAGTATCTGCCGCGCGCGGTAGCTAAAGGCACAGATGTCGAAGCGCGCTTACAGATGTTGGTGGCGTCGAGCATGGGCGCCACCGCATTCCAACGCGGCCTGGGCGCCATGCATGCGCTGGCTCACCCGCTCGGTGCGCTGTATGACGCCCACCATGGTTTACTCAATGCGGTGCTGATGCCCTATGTGCTGGTGGCTAATCGAGAACGAATCGAGCCACAGATGGAGAAAATGGCGCGCTATCTGAACCTGCCTAAGTCAGGTTTTACGGGCGTGCTGGAGTGGGTGATGACGCTGCGTGAGCAGGTCGGCATTCCACATAGCCTGGGCGAGATCGGTATCGATGACACGCGTATCGAGCAGGTCGGGCAGATGGCCGAGGTTGACCCATCGGCCGGCACCAATCCGATTGCCTTTACCGCTGCGCAGTACAGTCAGTTGTTCGAAAAAGCCCTGCGCGGCACCCTTTAA
- a CDS encoding 4-oxalocrotonate tautomerase: MPTLLVKIFEGRSDEIKREYAKALTEASTRVLGCDADAVDVIFEEVKKSDWASAGVMWSERD, translated from the coding sequence ATGCCTACCCTTCTGGTCAAAATATTCGAAGGCCGTTCCGACGAGATCAAGCGCGAGTACGCCAAAGCCCTTACCGAAGCCTCGACTCGCGTTCTCGGCTGCGATGCCGACGCAGTGGATGTGATTTTCGAGGAGGTGAAGAAAAGCGATTGGGCCAGCGCTGGCGTGATGTGGTCTGAACGCGACTAG
- the arcC gene encoding carbamate kinase — protein MRLVIALGGNALLRRGEAMSAENQRENVRIACEQIAKVAPGNELVIAHGNGPQVGLLALQGNAYDPSNPFPLDVLGAETEGMIGYMIEQELGNLLPFEVPFATLLTQVEVDSADPAFKNPSKPIGPVYSKEEAERLAAEKGWSIAPDGDKYRRVVASPRPQRIFEIRPIKWLLEKGSVVICAGGGGIPTMYDGNQLRGVEAVIDKDLCSALLAEQLNCDLLVIATDVDGAYIDWGKPTQASIAEAHPDEMDKLGFAAGSMGPKVQAACEFVRNTGSSAVIGSLENIEAIVKGTSGTRISLASNGIRCY, from the coding sequence ATGCGATTAGTCATCGCTCTGGGCGGCAACGCCCTGCTCCGCCGTGGTGAAGCCATGAGCGCCGAGAACCAGCGCGAGAACGTGCGCATCGCCTGCGAGCAGATCGCCAAGGTGGCGCCCGGCAACGAACTGGTGATCGCCCATGGCAACGGCCCACAGGTCGGCCTACTGGCGTTGCAAGGCAATGCCTACGACCCCAGCAATCCCTTTCCGCTGGACGTGCTCGGAGCCGAGACCGAAGGCATGATCGGCTACATGATTGAGCAGGAACTCGGCAACCTGCTGCCATTCGAAGTGCCCTTCGCCACCCTCCTCACCCAGGTCGAGGTGGATAGCGCCGATCCGGCCTTCAAGAACCCGAGTAAACCCATCGGCCCGGTCTACAGCAAGGAAGAGGCCGAGCGCCTGGCCGCCGAAAAGGGCTGGAGCATCGCCCCCGACGGCGACAAGTACCGCCGCGTAGTGGCCAGCCCCAGACCACAGCGCATCTTCGAAATCCGCCCGATCAAATGGCTGCTGGAAAAAGGCAGCGTGGTGATCTGTGCCGGCGGCGGCGGGATTCCCACCATGTATGACGGTAATCAACTGCGCGGCGTAGAGGCAGTGATCGACAAGGACCTGTGTTCGGCGCTGCTCGCCGAACAGCTCAATTGCGACCTGCTGGTGATCGCCACTGACGTCGACGGCGCCTATATCGACTGGGGCAAACCAACGCAGGCATCCATCGCCGAAGCGCACCCCGACGAGATGGACAAGCTCGGCTTCGCCGCTGGCTCAATGGGGCCCAAGGTACAGGCCGCTTGCGAGTTCGTCCGTAACACCGGCAGCAGCGCGGTCATCGGCTCGTTGGAGAACATCGAAGCCATCGTCAAGGGCACCTCCGGCACCCGCATCAGCCTGGCAAGCAACGGCATCCGTTGCTACTGA
- a CDS encoding GldG family protein, with product MKKLMVSSAGLVLIALAFLAFNLFSSLSLSGARLDLTEQKLYTLSSGTEQILADLDEPVELSFFYSDTATKDLPALRTYAKRVEEMLKAYQREAGDKLKLTIIDPEPFSEEEDKAAEFGLQGIPLQQGGDSIYFGLAGKNAEGQVQVIPFFALDQEEFLEYELSRLVQSLAKPERPVVGVLAGLQVNGGFDMAARQPTPAWMLIEEIRQLFQIESLKRDVDLIPENVSVLLLIHPKQLPEQTLYAIDQFVLRGGKLLTFVDPYSEADTQAEMPGEAVIDKASDLPALFKAWGLRMVPDQVLGDGSYAMSVNMGQGQRPVRHAAWLSLPKNALDKDDISTASLETITVATAGILEPLEGAQTQFTPLIRSSQYAMPFDAKRFGMLANPEELIRELQPTGERYTLAARISGPAQSAYPDGIEGQKDGLKQADNINVIVVADTDMLTDRMWVQVQDFFGQRIPQPWADNAGFAINALDNLAGSEALISVRSRGRFTRPFEVVDAIQRDAEVKFREKEQALQAQLADTEQKLAQLQQSDDPSKALELTPEQQAAVQQFVQQKLAIRKELRNVRYQLNADIEALGGTLKFLNIALVPLVLTLGVLALWLWRRRKHG from the coding sequence ATGAAAAAGCTGATGGTTTCCAGCGCCGGGCTTGTACTCATTGCCCTGGCGTTTCTCGCGTTCAACCTGTTCTCCAGCCTGAGCCTTAGCGGCGCACGCCTGGACCTGACCGAGCAGAAGCTCTACACCCTCTCAAGCGGTACCGAGCAGATTTTGGCTGACTTGGACGAGCCCGTGGAGTTGAGCTTTTTTTACTCCGACACTGCCACCAAGGACCTGCCGGCCCTGCGCACCTACGCCAAACGCGTTGAGGAAATGCTCAAGGCTTACCAGCGTGAAGCGGGTGACAAGCTCAAACTGACGATTATCGACCCCGAGCCGTTCTCCGAGGAGGAAGACAAGGCGGCTGAGTTCGGCTTGCAGGGTATCCCGCTGCAGCAGGGTGGCGACTCGATCTACTTCGGTCTGGCCGGCAAAAATGCCGAAGGTCAGGTGCAGGTGATCCCGTTCTTCGCCCTGGATCAGGAAGAGTTTCTGGAGTACGAACTCAGCCGACTGGTGCAGAGCCTGGCCAAACCGGAGCGGCCGGTGGTGGGTGTGTTGGCTGGGCTGCAGGTCAATGGTGGCTTCGACATGGCCGCGCGTCAGCCGACGCCGGCCTGGATGCTGATCGAGGAAATTCGCCAGCTGTTCCAGATCGAAAGCCTCAAGCGTGACGTGGATTTGATCCCGGAAAACGTCTCCGTGCTGCTGCTGATTCACCCTAAGCAACTGCCCGAGCAGACCCTGTATGCCATCGACCAGTTCGTGCTGCGTGGCGGCAAGCTACTGACCTTCGTTGACCCCTATAGCGAAGCGGATACCCAGGCCGAGATGCCGGGTGAAGCAGTCATCGACAAAGCCTCCGATCTGCCGGCGTTGTTCAAGGCCTGGGGCCTGCGCATGGTGCCGGATCAGGTGCTCGGCGATGGTTCCTACGCCATGTCCGTGAACATGGGCCAGGGTCAGCGCCCGGTGCGCCATGCGGCTTGGCTGAGCCTGCCGAAGAATGCCCTGGATAAGGACGACATCAGCACCGCTTCGCTGGAAACCATTACGGTCGCCACGGCGGGCATCCTGGAACCGCTGGAAGGCGCGCAAACCCAGTTCACTCCGCTGATTCGCAGCTCACAGTACGCCATGCCGTTTGATGCGAAACGCTTCGGCATGCTGGCCAACCCCGAAGAGCTGATCCGCGAGCTGCAACCCACTGGTGAGCGCTACACCCTGGCGGCGCGCATCAGCGGTCCGGCGCAGTCGGCTTATCCTGACGGCATCGAAGGGCAGAAGGATGGCCTCAAGCAGGCGGACAATATCAACGTGATTGTCGTCGCTGATACCGACATGCTCACCGATCGCATGTGGGTGCAGGTGCAGGACTTCTTCGGTCAGCGCATCCCGCAGCCATGGGCCGACAACGCCGGCTTTGCGATCAACGCGCTGGATAACCTGGCCGGTTCCGAAGCGCTGATCAGCGTGCGCTCGCGCGGGCGCTTTACCCGTCCGTTCGAGGTGGTGGATGCGATCCAGCGTGACGCTGAGGTCAAGTTCCGCGAGAAGGAACAAGCCCTGCAAGCGCAACTGGCTGACACCGAGCAAAAGCTGGCGCAGCTGCAGCAGAGTGACGACCCCAGTAAAGCGTTGGAGCTGACGCCGGAACAGCAAGCGGCGGTGCAGCAGTTTGTGCAGCAGAAACTGGCGATCCGCAAAGAGCTGCGCAACGTGCGCTACCAGCTCAATGCCGATATTGAGGCGTTGGGCGGCACGCTCAAGTTCCTCAATATCGCCCTGGTGCCGCTGGTATTGACGCTGGGTGTGCTGGCGCTGTGGTTGTGGCGTCGGCGCAAGCACGGCTGA
- a CDS encoding glutamine synthetase family protein: MLNPRDVKTALDAKRIVEERGLSHIKVGVFDNDGVMRGKYLSRSKFFSALDSGFAFCDVVLGWDVKDQLYDNAQYTGWHTGYPDAPVRVLPHTCRELPFENGMLLFICEFAEAAEKVCPRATLRRVVERCKTMGFDAFAALEYEFFMFDETPESARAKGFRDLKPFTPDWFGYSMIRNSVHAELYHEILEMAERMDFPIEGLHTETGPGVLEAAIAYDRAEAAADKGALFKTFMKVLAQRNGLMATFMAKWSGKYPGQSGHIHVSLRDLASGKSAFYDPTQAHNMSKLQRHFLAGQQRLMPEFLCMVAPTLNSYRRMIPGFWAPTDATWGVENRTAALRVIPGTDKSQRQEYRLGAADGNPYLALSVALGSGLYGVMQEWEPTEPVVGNAYAMKHPEELALPRTLWDAAQRLKASTAARELFGDEFVEHFAASREWEEREYRRHVSDWELDRYFEII; the protein is encoded by the coding sequence ATGCTCAATCCGCGAGACGTGAAAACCGCCCTGGATGCCAAGCGCATTGTCGAGGAGCGGGGCCTTAGCCATATCAAGGTGGGGGTGTTCGATAACGATGGGGTGATGCGCGGCAAATACCTTAGCCGCAGCAAGTTCTTCTCGGCCCTCGATAGCGGCTTTGCCTTCTGCGATGTGGTGCTCGGCTGGGATGTGAAGGACCAGCTCTACGACAACGCCCAATACACCGGCTGGCACACCGGCTACCCCGATGCCCCTGTGCGTGTGCTGCCACACACTTGCCGTGAGTTGCCCTTTGAAAACGGCATGTTGCTGTTTATCTGCGAGTTTGCCGAGGCGGCAGAAAAGGTCTGCCCACGCGCCACCCTGCGCCGCGTAGTGGAGCGCTGCAAGACCATGGGCTTTGATGCCTTTGCCGCGCTGGAATACGAATTCTTTATGTTCGATGAAACCCCGGAGTCGGCCCGCGCCAAGGGCTTTCGCGATCTAAAGCCATTTACGCCGGACTGGTTCGGTTATTCGATGATCCGCAACTCGGTGCATGCCGAGCTGTACCACGAAATTCTCGAAATGGCCGAACGCATGGACTTCCCCATCGAAGGCCTGCACACCGAAACTGGTCCCGGCGTATTGGAAGCGGCGATTGCCTATGACCGCGCCGAGGCCGCAGCGGACAAGGGCGCATTGTTTAAAACCTTTATGAAGGTGCTGGCCCAGCGCAACGGTCTGATGGCCACCTTTATGGCCAAATGGTCGGGCAAATATCCGGGGCAGAGTGGGCATATTCATGTGTCGCTGCGCGATCTGGCCAGCGGCAAGTCGGCGTTTTACGACCCAACTCAGGCGCACAACATGAGCAAGCTGCAGCGGCATTTTCTCGCCGGCCAGCAGCGTTTGATGCCGGAGTTTCTGTGCATGGTCGCGCCAACCTTGAACAGTTACCGACGGATGATTCCCGGCTTCTGGGCGCCCACCGACGCCACCTGGGGCGTGGAGAATCGCACCGCTGCATTGCGGGTGATTCCCGGTACTGACAAATCGCAGCGCCAGGAATATCGCCTCGGCGCTGCTGACGGTAATCCCTATCTAGCTCTCTCGGTGGCACTCGGCTCCGGTTTGTACGGGGTGATGCAGGAATGGGAGCCGACTGAGCCTGTGGTGGGCAACGCCTATGCCATGAAGCATCCGGAAGAGCTGGCTCTGCCACGCACGCTGTGGGATGCCGCGCAGCGCTTGAAGGCATCGACGGCGGCGCGCGAATTGTTTGGCGACGAGTTCGTCGAGCACTTTGCCGCCAGCCGCGAGTGGGAAGAGCGCGAATACCGCCGCCATGTCAGCGATTGGGAGCTGGATCGCTACTTCGAAATTATTTGA
- a CDS encoding ABC transporter ATP-binding protein, translating to MIEIKNLTKRFAQHTAVDDLSFSVQAGEVLGFLGPNGAGKSTTMKMLTGFLAPTSGTASILGFDIQKDTLKAQRQIGYLPEGAPCYGDMTVRSFLEFIAEVRGFKGAEKCERVAKAVAQVELEAVLEQSIETLSKGFKRRVGLAQAILHDPKVLILDEPTDGLDPNQKHQVRKLIQSLAYDKIVIISTHILEEVSAVCTRAVVIAHGKLLADGTPLELESRSRYHQAVTLVAEEPLDQDALAALPGVAGVEENALEHSLSILAKPGEVIFAQVNALIAERGWKVRELNVERGRLDEVFRSLTRGEGL from the coding sequence ATGATCGAAATAAAAAACCTAACCAAGCGTTTTGCCCAGCACACCGCTGTCGACGACCTGTCCTTCAGCGTTCAGGCCGGTGAAGTCCTCGGCTTTCTCGGCCCCAACGGCGCCGGTAAATCCACCACCATGAAGATGCTCACCGGCTTTTTGGCGCCGACCTCCGGCACCGCCAGCATCCTCGGTTTTGATATCCAGAAAGACACCCTCAAGGCTCAGCGGCAGATCGGTTATCTGCCCGAGGGCGCGCCGTGCTACGGCGATATGACGGTGCGCAGCTTCCTCGAATTTATCGCCGAGGTGCGCGGTTTCAAGGGCGCCGAGAAGTGCGAACGGGTAGCCAAGGCCGTGGCCCAGGTCGAGCTTGAGGCGGTGCTGGAACAGAGCATTGAAACCCTGTCCAAGGGCTTTAAGCGCCGCGTCGGTCTGGCCCAGGCGATTTTGCACGACCCCAAGGTGCTGATCCTCGACGAGCCCACCGATGGCCTCGACCCGAACCAGAAGCATCAGGTGCGCAAACTGATCCAGAGCCTGGCCTACGACAAGATCGTGATCATTTCCACCCACATCCTCGAAGAGGTCTCGGCCGTATGCACCCGCGCGGTGGTGATCGCCCACGGCAAGCTGCTGGCTGACGGCACACCGTTGGAGCTGGAAAGCCGCTCGCGCTATCACCAGGCGGTGACCTTGGTGGCTGAAGAGCCGCTGGATCAAGACGCGCTGGCGGCACTGCCGGGCGTTGCCGGGGTGGAAGAAAACGCCTTGGAACACAGCCTGAGTATTCTGGCCAAGCCGGGCGAAGTGATCTTCGCGCAGGTCAATGCGCTGATCGCTGAACGTGGTTGGAAAGTGCGTGAGCTAAATGTCGAACGCGGACGGCTGGATGAAGTGTTCCGCAGCCTGACCCGGGGGGAGGGGCTATGA
- a CDS encoding ABC transporter permease subunit, with amino-acid sequence MSQLPVIFKRELASYFATPLAYVFILIFLVLSGVFTFYLGGFFESGQASLAPFFNFHPWLYLFLVPAIAMRLWAEERKSGTIELLMTLPITRFDAVTGKFLAAWVFAGLALLLTFPMVITVNYLGEPDNGAIITGYIGSWLLAGAYLAIGSCMSALAKNQVIAFILSVSVCFLFIVSGFPMVLDGFSAWAPQWMIDAVASLSFLTRFDAISKGVIDLRDLLYFLTLIAAWLAATAVVIDLKKAD; translated from the coding sequence ATGAGTCAGTTACCGGTAATTTTCAAACGTGAGCTGGCGAGCTACTTCGCCACGCCGCTGGCGTATGTGTTTATCCTGATTTTTCTGGTGCTGTCCGGGGTGTTCACCTTCTACCTCGGTGGCTTCTTTGAAAGCGGCCAGGCCAGCCTCGCGCCGTTTTTCAACTTCCACCCCTGGCTCTATCTGTTCCTAGTGCCGGCAATTGCCATGCGCCTGTGGGCCGAAGAGCGCAAGAGCGGCACCATCGAGTTGCTGATGACCCTGCCGATCACCCGTTTCGATGCGGTCACCGGCAAGTTTCTCGCCGCCTGGGTATTCGCCGGCCTGGCCTTGCTGCTGACCTTCCCGATGGTGATCACCGTCAACTACCTCGGTGAGCCGGATAACGGCGCGATCATCACCGGCTATATCGGCAGTTGGCTGCTGGCCGGGGCTTACCTGGCAATTGGTTCGTGCATGTCGGCGCTGGCGAAGAATCAGGTGATCGCCTTTATTCTGTCGGTCAGCGTGTGCTTTCTGTTTATCGTCAGCGGCTTCCCCATGGTGCTCGATGGCTTCAGCGCCTGGGCCCCGCAGTGGATGATCGACGCCGTGGCCTCACTGAGCTTCCTCACCCGTTTCGATGCGATCAGCAAAGGCGTGATTGACCTGCGCGATTTGCTGTATTTCCTCACCCTGATTGCCGCCTGGTTGGCGGCGACCGCGGTGGTTATCGACCTGAAAAAAGCTGATTGA
- a CDS encoding aldehyde dehydrogenase family protein has protein sequence MSKLQCISPIDGSVYVERHLASNPEIQAALVKAELAQVAWKNTPLAERIAIGRKAITAFAAKENQLAEELCWMMGRPIRYAAGEVRGFVERASYMADIAEQALADIPVPEKPGFIRFIRREPLGVALVIAPWNYPYLTAVNAVMPALLAGNAVLLKHSAQTPLCSERMVEAFIEAGLPEGVFQYLHLSHGETEALIQAPTIAHVAFTGSVPGGTMVERVAVGRFLSVGLELGGKDPAYVRADADLAHAVETTIDGAFFNSGQSCCGIERIYVHESLFGAFVEQAVALVKQYTLGRSDDPDTTLGPLVRADAADFVRGQIHDAIEQGAQAHLVPADFALDHPGSQYLAPQVLTNVHHGMRVMTEESFGPVVGIQQVKDDEEALALMNDSEFGLTAAIFSRDVDAAMALADRVQAGTVFLNRCDYLDPALAWTGVKNSGRGCTLSSVGFEHVTRPKSFHFKTQL, from the coding sequence ATGAGCAAACTGCAATGCATATCCCCCATCGACGGCTCGGTGTATGTCGAGCGTCATCTGGCCTCAAACCCAGAGATCCAGGCGGCGTTAGTCAAGGCCGAATTGGCGCAGGTGGCCTGGAAAAATACCCCTCTGGCCGAGCGCATCGCCATCGGCCGCAAGGCGATTACCGCGTTTGCCGCCAAGGAAAACCAGTTGGCTGAAGAGCTGTGCTGGATGATGGGCCGGCCAATTCGTTATGCGGCTGGCGAGGTGCGCGGCTTTGTTGAGCGCGCCAGCTATATGGCCGACATTGCCGAGCAGGCACTGGCCGATATTCCGGTGCCGGAAAAACCCGGATTTATTCGCTTTATTCGTCGTGAGCCGCTGGGTGTGGCGCTGGTGATTGCCCCCTGGAATTACCCCTATCTGACGGCGGTGAATGCGGTGATGCCGGCGCTGTTGGCAGGCAATGCGGTGTTGCTTAAACATTCTGCGCAAACGCCGCTGTGCAGCGAGCGCATGGTTGAGGCCTTTATTGAGGCTGGCTTACCGGAGGGCGTGTTCCAGTACCTGCACCTCAGTCATGGGGAAACCGAGGCGCTGATCCAGGCGCCGACCATCGCCCACGTCGCTTTCACCGGTTCGGTGCCGGGCGGCACCATGGTCGAGCGCGTGGCGGTGGGGCGCTTCCTCAGTGTCGGCCTGGAACTGGGCGGCAAAGACCCCGCTTACGTACGTGCCGATGCCGACCTTGCGCATGCGGTGGAAACCACCATCGACGGCGCTTTTTTCAACTCCGGGCAGTCCTGTTGCGGTATCGAACGCATCTATGTGCACGAATCGCTCTTTGGGGCCTTCGTCGAGCAAGCGGTGGCGCTGGTCAAGCAATACACACTCGGTCGTTCCGATGATCCGGACACCACCCTCGGCCCATTGGTGCGTGCTGATGCAGCGGATTTCGTCCGTGGGCAAATTCACGATGCCATCGAGCAAGGCGCACAGGCGCATCTAGTGCCCGCCGACTTTGCCCTCGACCATCCCGGCTCCCAATACCTTGCACCGCAGGTACTGACCAATGTGCACCACGGCATGCGAGTGATGACCGAGGAATCCTTCGGCCCGGTGGTTGGCATCCAGCAGGTCAAGGATGACGAAGAAGCCCTGGCCCTGATGAACGACAGCGAGTTTGGTCTTACCGCCGCGATATTCAGTCGTGACGTGGATGCCGCCATGGCCCTGGCCGACCGAGTGCAAGCCGGCACGGTGTTCCTCAACCGCTGCGATTATCTCGACCCGGCGCTGGCCTGGACCGGGGTGAAAAACTCCGGGCGTGGCTGCACCCTGTCTAGCGTCGGCTTTGAGCACGTCACCCGGCCGAAATCCTTCCACTTCAAGACTCAGCTGTGA
- a CDS encoding DUF5064 family protein: MFTPGHLHRSNLDRSESLRLALPFSIDFYYEVRQDPQEGPMLHMRLIGEVQDRHFEEEFELHRDVAFNFASVATRIAAKHGLPPSASPIMRSHDEYDKVFADIRQQLHATSGEPVNLDHIS; the protein is encoded by the coding sequence ATGTTCACCCCTGGCCATCTACACCGCAGCAACCTCGACCGTTCTGAAAGCCTGCGGCTGGCACTGCCCTTCTCTATCGACTTCTACTACGAGGTGCGCCAAGACCCGCAAGAAGGCCCCATGCTGCATATGCGCTTGATCGGCGAGGTGCAGGACCGACATTTCGAGGAGGAATTCGAACTGCATCGCGATGTTGCCTTCAACTTCGCCAGCGTCGCCACCCGGATCGCCGCTAAACACGGCCTACCACCCAGTGCCAGCCCGATCATGCGCAGCCACGACGAATACGACAAAGTGTTCGCCGATATTCGCCAGCAGCTGCATGCCACCTCCGGGGAGCCCGTCAATCTCGACCACATCAGCTAA